One Arthrobacter sp. FW306-07-I genomic window carries:
- a CDS encoding ExeM/NucH family extracellular endonuclease: protein MHQKTWKLTLGTALSAGLIAAPLATVPAAAEVSTAAGTSPVVINEAYLSGGSIGAAYKNKFVELYNTSDAPVSLDGWSVQYRSGGGTAAPSGVAALSGSIPAGGHYLVQGGSNGTNGADLPKPDLVAGALNFSGASGTIVLAKQPTAVGLPTGSVVETAGVADLLGYGTSNTFETQAAAAPTSNTDVRSLNRTAGADSNSNAADFTLSATITPTSSGGAAPAPDPTPAPDPVARTIAEIQGTGTESPLTGATITTKGKVTAAFPTGGLNGYYIQTPGTGGDLTATNHAASDGIFVYSPATVGSVRAGDYVQVTGTVAEYFGMTQLNVTAAAGLTKLTDAAPEVKATAFTLPATETFRESLEGMLLAPQGPMTVSDNYSLNQYGEIGLAGGTTPLEQPTAVAPYGSAEYTALVAENAARGIKLDDGASTNFLKDATTKAEILPYLATTDPVRVGSPAAFTTNVVLGYANNSWKLQPLTHLTEANKDTVQPARFGATRTAAPAAVGGNLKLASFNVLNYFPTTGDTLTGCTFYEDRAGNPITVRGGCDARGAANAENFKRQQDKIVAAISKSGADVVTLMEVENSAQFGKDRDDALAKLVEALNIPTPGIWDYVRSPANAPPLADEDMIRTAFIYKKAAAEPVGESIIHNDTVAFANARKPLAQVFKPIGGGAGSEFIAIANHFKSKGSAATPDDTDKGQGASNLARTAQAKSLLDFANSLQAAKGTDKVFLIGDFNSYGKEDPINVLTGAGYANQDDKARNADGSAKHSYLFGGLVGSLDHILASPAANSVVSGADIWNINSVESVALEYSRYNNNVTNYYAPDQFRASDHDPVLVGLNLPSTPASVDLNFLNINDFHGRIDTNTVQVAGTIEKLRAAAAPGATAFLSAGDNIGASLFASAVAKDQPTIDVLNALELKASAVGNHEFDGGWADLRDRVIAGGTNAKFPYLGANVYRKGTTEPVLPEYTVLDMNGIKVAVIGTVTQEVPSLVTPAGIADLDFGDPVEAINRAAAKITADKLADVIIVEDHDGAGSGVVEGATLEQEVAAGGPFAKLVTETSPEVDAIFTGHTHKEYAWDAPVPGRAGETRPIVQTGNYGENVGQIQLTVDTATRQVTSYKAGNVKRSTDPAADLVATYPRAAAVDAIVKKALADAAVVGNQPIGSVTKDITTAFTTDATGTAKRDDRGSESTLGNLVADSLLDSLKSSDLGGAEIGVVNPGGLRNELYYAPDGTITYAEANAVLPFVNNLWTTSLTGAQFKTLLEQQWQTNADGTVPSRAYLQLGLSNNVNYTYDAARAAGDRITAVRVNGELLDPAKSYRVGTFSFLAAGGDNFRVFTEGANTRDSGLVDRDAWIGYLQKSSPVSPDFARRSVAVTNTTAAEVKPGEPITLAVSKLDLTSLGSPVNTALQASFTDAAGTVTQLGTVPVASGAASVNLAVPAGAAEGAATLVLTAVESGTEVKVAVLVGADTPAQPVCVPPVKPTRPADVRGQANYGQAMAAYRACLRG, encoded by the coding sequence ATGCATCAAAAAACATGGAAGTTGACGCTGGGCACAGCGTTGTCGGCGGGGCTTATTGCAGCCCCACTGGCAACCGTCCCGGCAGCCGCGGAGGTCTCAACCGCGGCCGGCACCTCCCCCGTTGTGATCAACGAGGCCTACCTGAGCGGCGGCAGCATCGGCGCCGCCTACAAGAACAAATTCGTGGAGCTTTACAACACCTCCGACGCTCCCGTTTCGCTTGACGGCTGGTCGGTCCAGTACCGCTCCGGTGGCGGCACCGCGGCACCAAGTGGAGTGGCCGCGCTATCAGGATCCATCCCGGCCGGGGGCCACTACCTGGTGCAGGGCGGCAGCAACGGTACCAACGGCGCCGACCTGCCCAAGCCCGACCTCGTGGCAGGCGCCCTTAACTTTTCCGGCGCCTCGGGCACCATCGTGCTCGCCAAGCAGCCCACCGCCGTCGGACTTCCCACCGGTTCCGTGGTGGAGACCGCAGGCGTAGCCGATCTCCTGGGCTACGGAACCTCGAACACCTTTGAGACCCAGGCAGCCGCGGCGCCCACCTCAAACACCGATGTGAGGAGCCTCAACAGGACCGCCGGCGCGGACAGCAACAGCAACGCCGCGGACTTCACCCTCAGCGCCACCATCACGCCGACGTCCTCCGGCGGCGCAGCTCCCGCTCCGGATCCGACGCCGGCCCCAGACCCGGTTGCCAGGACCATCGCCGAAATCCAGGGCACTGGTACAGAAAGCCCCCTGACCGGCGCCACCATCACCACCAAGGGCAAGGTCACGGCGGCCTTCCCCACCGGCGGGCTCAACGGTTACTACATCCAGACCCCAGGCACCGGCGGCGACCTCACGGCCACCAACCATGCCGCGTCCGACGGCATCTTTGTCTACTCCCCCGCCACCGTGGGTTCGGTACGGGCAGGCGACTACGTCCAGGTGACCGGCACCGTGGCCGAGTACTTCGGAATGACCCAGCTCAACGTCACGGCGGCCGCTGGCCTGACGAAGCTCACCGACGCCGCACCCGAGGTCAAGGCCACCGCCTTCACCCTCCCCGCCACGGAAACCTTCCGCGAATCGCTGGAAGGCATGCTGCTGGCGCCCCAGGGCCCCATGACAGTGAGCGACAACTACAGCCTGAACCAGTACGGCGAGATCGGCCTGGCAGGCGGGACCACCCCGCTCGAGCAGCCCACAGCCGTGGCGCCCTATGGCTCGGCCGAGTACACCGCCCTCGTCGCGGAGAACGCAGCACGCGGCATCAAGCTCGACGACGGCGCCAGCACCAACTTCCTCAAGGACGCCACCACCAAGGCCGAGATCCTGCCGTACCTGGCCACCACGGACCCCGTGCGGGTGGGCTCGCCTGCCGCCTTCACCACCAACGTGGTGCTCGGCTACGCCAACAACTCCTGGAAGCTGCAGCCACTCACCCACCTCACCGAGGCCAACAAGGACACGGTCCAGCCGGCCCGCTTCGGCGCCACCCGCACCGCGGCTCCCGCAGCGGTGGGCGGCAACCTGAAGCTCGCCTCCTTCAACGTGCTGAACTACTTCCCCACCACGGGCGACACCCTGACCGGGTGCACGTTCTACGAGGACCGGGCCGGCAACCCAATCACCGTCCGCGGCGGCTGTGACGCCCGCGGCGCCGCCAACGCCGAGAACTTCAAGCGCCAGCAGGACAAGATTGTTGCCGCCATCAGCAAGTCCGGCGCCGACGTGGTCACCCTCATGGAGGTGGAGAACTCCGCGCAGTTCGGCAAGGACCGGGACGACGCCCTGGCCAAGCTCGTGGAGGCGCTCAACATCCCAACCCCCGGGATCTGGGACTACGTCCGCTCGCCCGCGAACGCACCCCCGCTGGCGGACGAGGACATGATCCGCACCGCATTCATCTACAAAAAGGCCGCGGCGGAGCCTGTCGGCGAATCGATCATCCACAACGACACCGTTGCCTTCGCCAACGCCCGCAAACCACTGGCGCAGGTATTCAAGCCCATCGGCGGCGGCGCCGGCAGCGAGTTCATCGCCATCGCCAACCACTTCAAGTCCAAGGGCTCGGCAGCAACGCCGGACGACACGGACAAGGGCCAGGGCGCCTCCAACCTCGCCCGCACGGCCCAGGCCAAGTCCCTGCTGGACTTCGCCAACTCCCTGCAGGCAGCCAAGGGCACGGACAAGGTCTTCCTGATCGGTGACTTCAACTCGTACGGCAAGGAAGACCCCATCAACGTCCTGACGGGGGCCGGATACGCCAACCAGGATGACAAGGCACGCAACGCCGACGGCTCGGCCAAGCACTCCTACCTGTTCGGCGGCCTGGTGGGTTCGCTGGACCACATCCTGGCTTCCCCCGCCGCCAATTCGGTGGTGTCCGGCGCGGACATCTGGAACATCAACTCCGTTGAATCCGTGGCCCTGGAATACAGCCGCTACAACAACAACGTCACCAACTACTACGCCCCGGACCAGTTCCGCGCCAGCGACCACGACCCCGTGCTGGTGGGCCTGAACCTTCCGTCCACACCTGCCAGCGTTGACCTGAACTTCCTGAACATCAACGATTTCCATGGCCGGATCGACACCAACACCGTCCAGGTGGCCGGCACCATCGAGAAGCTCCGTGCCGCGGCCGCCCCCGGTGCCACGGCATTCCTGTCGGCAGGTGACAACATCGGCGCCTCCCTGTTCGCCTCGGCGGTTGCCAAGGACCAGCCCACCATCGACGTGCTGAACGCCCTGGAGCTGAAGGCTTCGGCCGTGGGCAACCACGAGTTCGACGGCGGGTGGGCGGACCTGCGCGACCGCGTCATTGCGGGCGGCACCAACGCCAAGTTCCCCTACCTGGGCGCCAACGTCTACCGCAAGGGCACCACCGAACCGGTCCTGCCCGAGTACACCGTGCTGGACATGAACGGGATCAAGGTGGCCGTGATCGGCACCGTCACCCAGGAAGTTCCGTCCCTGGTGACGCCGGCCGGGATCGCGGACCTCGACTTCGGCGACCCCGTCGAGGCCATCAACCGGGCAGCCGCGAAGATCACGGCTGACAAGCTTGCCGACGTGATCATCGTTGAGGATCACGACGGCGCCGGCTCCGGTGTGGTGGAAGGCGCCACTCTGGAGCAGGAAGTGGCAGCCGGTGGGCCTTTTGCCAAGCTGGTCACCGAAACATCCCCTGAGGTTGACGCGATCTTCACCGGCCACACCCACAAGGAATATGCCTGGGACGCACCTGTCCCCGGCAGGGCGGGCGAGACCCGGCCCATTGTGCAGACCGGCAACTACGGCGAGAACGTAGGCCAGATCCAGCTGACCGTGGACACCGCCACCAGGCAGGTGACCAGTTACAAGGCCGGGAACGTCAAGCGCAGCACCGATCCGGCTGCCGATCTGGTCGCCACCTACCCACGGGCGGCCGCCGTCGACGCGATCGTCAAGAAGGCTTTGGCGGACGCCGCCGTGGTGGGCAACCAGCCCATCGGCTCGGTCACCAAGGACATCACCACCGCCTTCACCACCGATGCCACCGGCACCGCCAAACGTGATGACCGGGGCAGCGAGTCCACCCTGGGCAACCTGGTGGCCGACTCCCTGCTTGATTCGCTGAAGTCTTCCGACCTCGGCGGTGCGGAAATCGGCGTCGTCAATCCCGGCGGGCTGCGCAACGAGCTGTACTACGCGCCCGACGGCACCATCACCTACGCCGAGGCCAACGCAGTGCTCCCGTTCGTGAACAACCTGTGGACCACGTCCCTGACCGGCGCGCAGTTCAAGACGCTCCTGGAGCAGCAGTGGCAAACCAATGCTGACGGCACGGTCCCCAGCCGCGCCTACCTGCAGCTGGGCCTTTCAAACAACGTGAACTACACCTACGACGCCGCCCGTGCAGCAGGCGACCGGATCACCGCGGTGCGGGTGAACGGCGAACTGCTGGACCCGGCGAAGTCCTACCGGGTAGGCACGTTCAGCTTCCTGGCGGCCGGCGGGGACAACTTCCGGGTCTTCACCGAAGGCGCCAATACCCGGGATTCGGGACTGGTGGACCGGGACGCGTGGATCGGGTACCTGCAGAAGAGCAGCCCCGTGTCCCCCGACTTCGCCCGCCGCTCCGTGGCAGTCACCAACACTACGGCTGCCGAGGTCAAGCCCGGCGAACCCATCACCCTGGCGGTGTCCAAGCTGGACCTGACCTCCCTGGGCAGCCCGGTCAACACTGCCCTGCAGGCGTCCTTCACGGACGCCGCCGGCACGGTGACGCAGCTGGGGACTGTTCCGGTGGCCTCCGGCGCGGCATCGGTGAACCTGGCGGTCCCGGCCGGCGCAGCGGAAGGCGCGGCAACCTTGGTGCTCACCGCCGTCGAATCCGGCACCGAGGTTAAGGTCGCAGTCCTGGTGGGCGCGGACACCCCGGCACAGCCGGTCTGCGTCCCGCCGGTCAAGCCCACCCGTCCGGCTGATGTCAGGGGCCAGGCCAACTACGGACAGGCCATGGCCGCGTACAGGGCCTGCCTGCGCGGCTAA
- a CDS encoding NAD(P)H-quinone oxidoreductase has protein sequence MKAIYISEPGGPEVLEVRDVDAPVPGQGEVLIDVVAAGLNRADVQQRRGFYPPPPGASEVPGLEVSGRIAGFGPGVSKPFSLGDKVVALLAGGGYAQQVAVPAEQVLRVPEGVDLVTAAALPEVAATVYSNLIMTAQLQPGETVLIHGATGGIGTMAIQLAKAFGAKVATTAGTEEKVSTAKAFLGADIAINYKEEDFPESLRRQNDGKGADVILDVVGAKYLQQNVEALADYGRLVVIGLQGGAKGELDLGLLLKKRAAVVATALRPRPVAEKGAIMTAVRDAVWPLVADGRIRPLVAKTFPMDQVAAAHRYFDSGDHVGKVLLVM, from the coding sequence ATGAAAGCCATCTACATTTCGGAGCCGGGCGGCCCGGAGGTGCTGGAAGTCCGGGACGTGGATGCCCCGGTGCCCGGCCAGGGTGAGGTGCTGATTGATGTGGTGGCTGCCGGCCTCAACCGGGCCGATGTGCAGCAGCGCCGGGGGTTCTACCCGCCGCCGCCCGGCGCCTCCGAGGTCCCCGGGCTGGAGGTTTCCGGCAGGATTGCCGGTTTCGGCCCCGGCGTCAGCAAGCCTTTCTCACTGGGGGACAAGGTGGTGGCCCTGTTGGCCGGCGGTGGCTACGCCCAGCAGGTGGCAGTCCCTGCAGAGCAGGTGTTGCGCGTGCCTGAGGGGGTGGACCTGGTCACCGCGGCAGCCCTTCCTGAAGTGGCTGCCACGGTCTACTCCAACCTGATCATGACGGCGCAGCTGCAGCCGGGCGAAACGGTCCTCATCCACGGCGCCACCGGTGGGATCGGCACCATGGCCATCCAGCTGGCCAAGGCGTTCGGTGCCAAGGTGGCCACGACGGCGGGCACCGAGGAAAAGGTCAGCACTGCCAAGGCATTCCTCGGCGCGGACATTGCCATCAATTACAAAGAGGAAGATTTCCCGGAGAGCCTCCGACGCCAAAACGACGGCAAGGGCGCGGACGTCATCCTGGATGTGGTGGGGGCCAAATACCTCCAGCAGAATGTGGAGGCCCTGGCTGACTACGGCCGCCTGGTGGTGATCGGGCTGCAGGGCGGGGCCAAGGGCGAGCTGGACCTGGGGCTGCTGCTGAAGAAGCGGGCTGCCGTGGTGGCTACCGCACTGCGGCCCAGGCCGGTGGCGGAAAAGGGCGCCATCATGACCGCTGTCCGCGATGCCGTGTGGCCGCTGGTGGCCGACGGCAGGATCCGCCCGCTGGTAGCCAAGACCTTCCCGATGGACCAGGTTGCGGCGGCCCACCGCTACTTCGACAGCGGCGACCATGTGGGCAAGGTCCTGCTGGTTATGTAA
- a CDS encoding PadR family transcriptional regulator, protein MSIRHSLLALLQDQPRYGYQLRVEFENRTGATWPLNIGQVYTTLDRLERDALVAKEGDDGEGHVVYNITPAGKAEVRNWFAAPVERNNPPRNELAIKLALAVTLPGVDVQAIIQAQRVASIRALQDYTKARRDTAANQRAADTAWLLVLDSLIFQTEAEVRWLDLCEARMVQQAQAAATGAPRKTPNGATEDAPLNADSRR, encoded by the coding sequence ATGTCCATTCGCCACAGCCTCCTCGCCCTGCTGCAGGACCAGCCGCGTTACGGCTACCAGTTGCGGGTCGAGTTCGAGAACCGCACCGGAGCCACGTGGCCCCTGAACATCGGGCAGGTGTACACCACCCTGGACCGGCTGGAACGCGACGCCCTGGTGGCCAAGGAAGGCGACGACGGCGAAGGGCACGTGGTGTACAACATCACCCCCGCCGGAAAAGCAGAGGTACGCAACTGGTTCGCGGCCCCGGTGGAGCGGAACAACCCGCCGCGCAATGAGCTGGCCATCAAGCTCGCGCTCGCCGTCACCCTGCCCGGTGTGGATGTGCAGGCCATCATCCAGGCCCAGCGGGTGGCCTCCATCCGTGCCCTGCAGGACTACACCAAGGCGCGCCGTGACACGGCGGCCAACCAGCGGGCTGCCGACACCGCCTGGCTGCTGGTCCTGGATTCGCTGATCTTCCAGACCGAGGCGGAGGTCCGCTGGCTGGACCTCTGCGAGGCCAGGATGGTCCAGCAGGCCCAGGCCGCCGCCACGGGTGCCCCGCGGAAGACGCCCAACGGGGCCACGGAAGACGCCCCGCTCAACGCGGACAGCCGCCGGTGA
- a CDS encoding ABC transporter ATP-binding protein — MSVRGPQQVLELAKVGRTFGEGATAVAALRDVDLTICAGEFVAVMGPSGSGKSSLLALAGGLDRPTSGAVYVESTPLAGLGLNDLARLRRRAVGYVFQDFNLVPTLTAAENVALPLELDGTSARKAHRQAADALRQVGIPELADRFMDQMSGGQQQRVAIARAIVGKRRLILADEPTGALDSTTGQGVMEVLRSRTDAGAAVMLVTHEPRHAAWADRVVFLRDGRIIDQAAAMHDPTMLLTQAGL; from the coding sequence GTGAGCGTCCGCGGGCCGCAGCAGGTCCTTGAACTCGCCAAGGTCGGCAGGACCTTTGGGGAAGGCGCGACGGCGGTCGCCGCACTCCGCGACGTTGACCTCACCATCTGCGCGGGGGAGTTCGTCGCGGTCATGGGCCCGTCTGGCTCCGGCAAGTCCTCCCTGCTGGCCCTTGCCGGCGGACTGGACCGGCCGACGTCGGGCGCTGTCTACGTCGAGTCCACGCCCTTGGCCGGGCTGGGCCTGAATGACCTCGCCCGCCTGCGCCGCCGGGCCGTTGGCTACGTTTTCCAGGACTTCAACCTGGTCCCTACGCTTACCGCCGCGGAAAACGTGGCGCTGCCGCTGGAGCTGGATGGAACTTCCGCCAGGAAGGCGCACCGGCAGGCCGCGGATGCGCTCCGGCAGGTGGGAATCCCGGAACTCGCCGACCGCTTCATGGACCAGATGTCCGGAGGCCAGCAGCAGCGCGTGGCCATCGCCCGCGCCATCGTGGGCAAGCGACGGCTGATCCTGGCCGATGAACCCACCGGCGCGCTCGACTCCACGACGGGCCAGGGGGTCATGGAGGTGCTGCGGTCCCGCACCGACGCCGGTGCCGCCGTCATGCTCGTCACCCATGAGCCCAGGCACGCTGCCTGGGCGGACCGGGTGGTCTTCCTTAGGGACGGGCGCATCATTGACCAGGCGGCCGCCATGCATGATCCCACGATGCTGCTGACGCAGGCCGGACTCTGA